A single window of Actinoallomurus bryophytorum DNA harbors:
- a CDS encoding SGNH/GDSL hydrolase family protein has protein sequence MDDSVSTYSSYVALGDSFTEGLDDPDPAGGYRGWADRLAAHLAAADGDLRYANLAVRGRLLRQVVADQVPRAIELRPDLISFSAGGNDLLRPRTDPDALAEVVEDATRRLRETGADVVLFTSFDTRGVPVLRHVRGKLATYNLHVRSIADRYDCRLVDLWSMRVLLDPRAWALDRLHLSAEGHRRVALAIAEILGVPAADDWREPWPAALPVGWLSSRRSDLEWARAYFLPWIQRRLQGRSSGDEVTAKRPDLHPL, from the coding sequence GTGGACGACTCCGTATCGACGTACTCCTCTTACGTGGCCCTCGGTGACAGTTTCACCGAGGGCCTCGACGATCCGGACCCGGCCGGCGGTTACCGCGGCTGGGCCGACCGGCTGGCCGCGCACCTGGCGGCCGCGGACGGGGACCTGCGCTACGCCAACCTCGCCGTACGCGGCCGGTTGCTGCGCCAGGTCGTCGCCGACCAGGTCCCGCGCGCGATCGAGCTGCGCCCTGACCTGATCAGTTTCTCCGCGGGCGGCAACGACCTCCTGCGCCCGCGTACGGATCCGGACGCGCTCGCCGAGGTCGTCGAGGACGCCACCCGGCGGCTGCGGGAGACCGGTGCCGACGTGGTGTTGTTCACCTCCTTCGACACGCGGGGCGTGCCGGTCCTGCGCCACGTCCGCGGCAAGCTGGCGACGTACAACCTGCACGTCCGTTCCATCGCCGACCGGTACGACTGCCGGCTGGTGGACCTGTGGTCGATGCGCGTGCTGCTCGACCCGCGTGCCTGGGCCCTGGACCGGCTGCACCTGTCGGCGGAGGGTCACCGGAGGGTCGCGCTGGCCATCGCCGAGATCCTGGGCGTCCCCGCCGCCGATGACTGGCGCGAACCCTGGCCGGCCGCGCTGCCCGTCGGCTGGCTGAGCTCGCGCCGGAGCGACCTGGAGTGGGCGCGGGCCTATTTCCTGCCCTGGATCCAGCGCCGTCTGCAGGGCCGGTCGTCCGGAGACGAGGTCACCGCCAAGCGGCCGGATCTCCATCCGCTCTGA
- a CDS encoding LacI family DNA-binding transcriptional regulator — MRPTMRDVARRAGVSLKTVSRVVNGEDGVRPDTTEKVNAAISALGFRRNDIARALRGGKRTRSLGLVIKDVANPFYSLIARGVEEVARTNDLLVISGCSDEDPARERHLIRSLCERRVDGLLVVPSGNDHRYLIPEINMGTPAVFIDRPPEDALQADVVLIDNAGGARAAVTHLIEHGHRRIACLVDLPGIFTARERRRGYDEALREHDVPVDESLIRVGQHDVAGAESAMAELLALGDPPTAVFTGNNRLTVGALRAIQAAGAGTALVGFDDLELADMLATPVTVVAHYPAEMGRRAAGLLCRRMAGEELPPQRVVLPTHLIVRGSGELPPP, encoded by the coding sequence ATGCGGCCGACCATGCGTGACGTCGCCCGGCGGGCCGGCGTGAGTCTCAAGACCGTGTCTCGTGTCGTCAACGGCGAGGACGGGGTACGGCCGGACACCACCGAGAAGGTCAACGCCGCCATCTCGGCCCTGGGGTTCCGCCGGAACGACATCGCGCGTGCGCTGCGCGGCGGAAAGCGGACCCGGAGCCTCGGGCTCGTCATCAAGGACGTCGCCAACCCCTTCTACTCCCTGATCGCCCGCGGGGTCGAGGAGGTCGCACGTACGAACGACCTGCTGGTGATCTCCGGGTGCTCGGACGAGGACCCGGCACGCGAACGCCACCTCATCCGTTCGCTGTGCGAGCGCCGCGTGGACGGCCTGCTGGTCGTGCCCTCCGGCAACGACCACCGCTACCTGATCCCCGAGATCAACATGGGCACGCCGGCGGTGTTCATCGACCGGCCGCCGGAGGACGCCCTGCAGGCCGACGTCGTCCTCATCGACAACGCGGGCGGCGCGCGTGCGGCCGTCACGCACCTGATCGAGCACGGACACCGCCGCATCGCCTGCCTGGTCGACCTGCCCGGCATCTTCACCGCCCGCGAGCGCCGTCGCGGCTATGACGAGGCGCTGCGCGAGCATGACGTGCCCGTGGACGAGTCGCTGATCCGCGTCGGCCAGCACGATGTGGCCGGCGCGGAGTCCGCGATGGCCGAGCTGCTCGCCCTCGGCGACCCGCCGACCGCGGTCTTCACCGGCAACAACCGGCTCACCGTCGGCGCACTGCGCGCCATCCAGGCGGCCGGCGCCGGCACGGCGCTCGTCGGCTTCGACGACCTGGAGCTCGCCGACATGCTGGCGACGCCGGTCACCGTCGTGGCGCACTACCCGGCCGAGATGGGCCGCCGCGCGGCCGGGCTGCTGTGCCGGCGCATGGCCGGCGAGGAACTGCCGCCGCAACGCGTGGTGCTGCCGACCCACCTGATCGTCCGCGGCTCCGGGGAGCTGCCGCCGCCCTGA
- a CDS encoding ATP-binding cassette domain-containing protein has protein sequence MTDPLLEARGVARRFGHVQALRGASFTAHAGEVVALIGDNGAGKSTLVKALAGALRPDSGEILLDGRPVHLADPVAAQRLGIETVYQDLALAYDLDAAANLFLGRELTRYSFLHLLDRPAMRRRATEAFEELGIRLPDMSAPVRQLSGGQRQCVAVARAVAWASRVVFMDEPTAALGVVQRGQVLDLIRRVRDRGVTVVLISHNMPEVLAVADRVEVLRLGRRVARFTAADTSVEELVSAMTGGLDQEDAA, from the coding sequence TTGACGGATCCGCTGCTGGAGGCACGAGGCGTCGCGAGGCGCTTCGGTCACGTCCAGGCCCTTCGCGGGGCCTCGTTCACCGCCCACGCGGGCGAGGTCGTCGCGCTGATCGGCGACAACGGCGCCGGCAAGAGCACACTGGTCAAGGCGCTGGCCGGCGCGCTGCGTCCGGACTCGGGAGAGATCCTCCTGGACGGCCGCCCGGTGCACCTGGCCGACCCGGTCGCCGCCCAGCGGCTGGGCATCGAGACCGTCTACCAGGACCTCGCACTCGCCTACGACCTGGACGCCGCCGCCAACCTCTTCCTCGGCCGCGAGCTGACCCGGTACTCATTCCTCCACCTGCTGGACCGGCCGGCGATGCGCCGGCGGGCGACGGAGGCGTTCGAGGAGCTCGGCATCCGCCTGCCCGACATGTCCGCCCCGGTGCGGCAGCTGTCCGGCGGCCAGCGGCAGTGCGTCGCCGTGGCGCGCGCCGTCGCGTGGGCGTCCAGGGTCGTGTTCATGGACGAGCCGACCGCCGCGCTCGGCGTGGTCCAGCGGGGGCAGGTCCTCGACCTGATCCGCCGCGTACGGGACCGGGGCGTCACGGTCGTGCTGATCAGCCACAACATGCCCGAGGTCCTCGCCGTCGCCGACCGGGTCGAGGTGTTACGGCTGGGCCGCCGGGTGGCGAGGTTCACCGCGGCGGACACCTCGGTGGAGGAACTGGTGTCGGCGATGACCGGCGGCCTGGACCAGGAGGACGCCGCATGA
- a CDS encoding ABC transporter permease, with amino-acid sequence MSTTTTAEPRDTAQPGRVLTLLRSSTLWTLAVLVALFLFFAVLRPAEFASTFNIRNVATDSAILLVLAVGMTFVIVSAGIDLSVGSILVFSGVIAAKTMVALGGTTAGWGAILLGALAGAGSGLGWGLVNGLLVAKAKIPPLIATLGSLGVSLGLAQVITNGSDVNQIPAKLSNAVGYGLVFGVPWLVIIAVAIAVVFGLLLALTRFGRHTYAIGSNAEAARRVGIKVDRHLIKVYALSGLLSGVAGVLSLAHYTTTTIASHTSDNLGAIAAVVIGGASLFGGVGSIGGTVIGVLIPGVLRNGLIILGAQRFWLDVAVGAVLVVAVFFDQLRRTARERQ; translated from the coding sequence ATGAGCACGACGACCACGGCCGAGCCCCGTGACACCGCCCAGCCGGGGCGGGTGCTCACCCTCCTGCGCTCCAGCACGCTGTGGACGCTGGCCGTCCTGGTGGCGCTGTTCCTGTTCTTCGCCGTGCTCAGGCCGGCCGAGTTCGCCAGCACGTTCAACATCCGCAACGTGGCGACCGACTCGGCGATCCTGCTCGTCCTGGCGGTCGGCATGACGTTCGTGATCGTCAGTGCCGGGATCGACCTGTCGGTCGGCTCGATCCTGGTGTTCTCCGGCGTCATCGCGGCCAAGACGATGGTGGCGCTGGGCGGCACGACCGCGGGCTGGGGGGCCATCCTTCTCGGTGCGCTGGCGGGTGCCGGCTCCGGCCTCGGCTGGGGCCTGGTGAACGGCCTGCTGGTCGCCAAGGCGAAGATCCCGCCGCTCATCGCCACCCTGGGCAGCCTGGGCGTCTCCCTCGGCCTCGCTCAGGTCATCACCAACGGCAGCGACGTCAACCAGATCCCGGCCAAGCTGTCCAACGCGGTCGGGTACGGGCTGGTGTTCGGCGTGCCATGGCTCGTCATCATCGCGGTGGCCATCGCGGTCGTCTTCGGGCTGCTGCTCGCCCTCACGCGCTTCGGCCGTCACACGTACGCGATCGGGTCCAATGCCGAGGCGGCGCGCCGGGTCGGCATCAAGGTCGACCGGCACCTGATCAAGGTCTACGCACTGTCGGGCCTGCTGTCCGGCGTGGCCGGGGTGCTGTCGCTGGCGCACTACACGACCACCACCATCGCCAGCCACACCTCCGACAACCTGGGCGCGATCGCCGCCGTCGTCATCGGCGGCGCGAGCCTGTTCGGCGGCGTCGGCAGCATCGGCGGGACCGTCATCGGCGTGCTGATCCCCGGGGTGCTGCGCAACGGTCTGATCATCCTCGGGGCACAGCGGTTCTGGCTCGACGTCGCGGTCGGAGCCGTACTGGTCGTCGCGGTCTTCTTCGACCAGTTGCGCCGCACGGCGCGAGAACGCCAATAG
- a CDS encoding ABC transporter substrate-binding protein, with product MAVALALTVTGACGGSDSSSSGTGAKKLTLIQGIANEPFYISMYCGAKAEAAKLGASLSVQAPAQWDVAQQTQVVTSVAASRPGAVMIAPVDKDAMAGPIRQLSGNGSKVIFVDTELTDPSMGASRISSDNKLGGQLAAQALAGQIGDKGKVMVLAPTRGIATTDDRVTGFKEEIAKHPGIRLVSEQYPGDDAGKATELVNGELSKNPDLAGIFASNLVTGEGSGASLKQAKKVGSVKLVEFDASPKQVEDLKAGTIQALISQEPLEIGREGVDQAMNALEGKPVTKQIRTRLVAVTKNNVDDPAIAKYLYKQTC from the coding sequence GTGGCTGTGGCCCTGGCATTAACGGTGACCGGCGCGTGCGGAGGCAGTGACTCCTCCTCGTCAGGAACAGGGGCGAAGAAGCTCACCCTGATCCAGGGCATCGCGAACGAGCCCTTCTACATCTCGATGTACTGCGGGGCCAAGGCCGAGGCGGCCAAGCTGGGCGCGAGCCTCAGCGTCCAGGCACCCGCCCAGTGGGACGTCGCGCAGCAGACCCAGGTGGTGACCTCGGTCGCCGCGTCACGTCCGGGCGCGGTGATGATCGCGCCCGTCGACAAGGACGCGATGGCGGGCCCGATCCGTCAGCTCAGCGGCAACGGCAGCAAGGTCATCTTCGTGGACACCGAGCTGACCGACCCGTCGATGGGCGCCTCGCGGATCTCCTCGGACAACAAGCTCGGCGGGCAGCTGGCCGCCCAGGCCCTCGCCGGGCAGATCGGCGACAAGGGGAAGGTCATGGTGCTGGCGCCCACGAGGGGCATCGCCACCACCGACGACCGGGTGACCGGTTTCAAGGAGGAGATCGCCAAGCACCCCGGTATCCGGCTCGTCTCCGAGCAGTACCCGGGCGACGACGCGGGCAAGGCCACCGAGCTGGTCAACGGTGAGCTGTCCAAGAATCCGGACCTGGCCGGCATCTTCGCCTCGAACCTGGTCACCGGGGAGGGTTCGGGAGCTTCGCTGAAGCAGGCCAAGAAGGTCGGCTCGGTGAAGCTGGTCGAGTTCGACGCCAGCCCCAAGCAGGTCGAGGACCTCAAGGCCGGCACGATCCAGGCGCTCATCAGCCAGGAGCCGCTGGAGATCGGCCGCGAGGGCGTCGACCAGGCGATGAACGCCCTGGAGGGCAAGCCCGTGACCAAGCAGATCAGGACCCGGCTCGTGGCCGTCACCAAGAACAACGTGGACGACCCCGCGATCGCCAAGTACCTCTACAAGCAGACCTGCTGA
- a CDS encoding ATP-dependent Clp protease proteolytic subunit — MRAPEVTARYVLPSYVERTSYGVKEMNPYNKLFEERIVFVGAPVDDTLANDVIAQLIALEGIDTDRTISLYINSPGGSLTAMTAIYDTMQFVKPEIETTCVGQAASAAAVLLAAGSPGKRAALPHARILIHQPSTEGGRGQTSDLEIQANEIIRQREELEEILARHSGRAVAQVRADIERDRFLTAQDAREYGLIDEIITSRKVR; from the coding sequence GTGAGAGCCCCCGAGGTGACCGCCCGGTACGTCCTGCCGTCCTACGTCGAGCGCACCTCGTACGGGGTCAAGGAGATGAACCCGTACAACAAGCTGTTCGAGGAGCGGATCGTCTTCGTCGGGGCGCCGGTCGACGACACCCTCGCCAACGACGTGATCGCGCAGCTGATCGCGCTGGAGGGGATCGACACCGACCGCACGATCAGTTTGTACATCAACTCCCCCGGCGGCTCGCTGACCGCGATGACGGCCATCTACGACACGATGCAGTTCGTCAAGCCGGAGATCGAGACCACGTGCGTCGGCCAGGCCGCCTCCGCGGCCGCCGTCCTGCTGGCCGCGGGTTCGCCGGGCAAGCGCGCCGCGCTGCCACACGCGCGGATCCTCATCCACCAGCCGAGCACCGAGGGCGGCCGCGGTCAGACCAGTGACCTGGAGATCCAGGCGAACGAGATCATCCGGCAGCGCGAGGAGCTGGAGGAGATCCTGGCCCGGCACTCGGGCCGTGCCGTCGCGCAGGTACGCGCCGACATCGAGCGCGACCGCTTCCTGACCGCGCAGGACGCCAGGGAGTACGGCCTGATCGACGAGATCATCACCAGCCGCAAGGTCCGCTGA
- a CDS encoding ClpP family protease, translating to MDFPTYEPRARVTELPDTHATDQLFQRLLAQRIVFIGAEIDDDLANRVCSQLLLLAAQDGKRDIKIFINSPGGSMDAMFAMYDVMKYLPNDVSTVGLGMAASAGQFLLTAGAAGKRYALRNTRIMMHQPSGGIGGTASDIRIQAEQSLHMKHRFLELIAEHTGRPFEQIEHDADRDRYFTATEACEYGLIDHVVTNALEAGGVTP from the coding sequence ATGGACTTTCCGACGTACGAACCGCGGGCACGGGTCACCGAGCTGCCGGACACACACGCGACCGACCAGCTGTTCCAGCGGCTGCTCGCCCAGCGCATCGTCTTCATCGGGGCCGAGATCGACGACGACCTCGCCAACCGCGTGTGCTCACAGCTCCTGCTCCTCGCGGCGCAGGACGGGAAGCGCGACATCAAGATCTTCATCAACTCGCCGGGCGGCTCGATGGACGCGATGTTCGCCATGTACGACGTGATGAAGTACCTGCCGAACGACGTGTCGACGGTCGGGCTCGGCATGGCGGCCTCGGCGGGGCAGTTCCTGCTCACCGCCGGCGCCGCGGGCAAGCGCTACGCGCTGCGCAACACGCGGATCATGATGCACCAGCCGTCCGGCGGGATCGGCGGCACCGCATCCGACATCCGCATCCAGGCCGAGCAGTCCCTGCACATGAAGCACCGTTTTCTGGAGCTGATCGCCGAGCACACGGGACGGCCGTTCGAGCAGATCGAGCACGACGCCGACCGCGACCGCTACTTCACCGCGACGGAGGCGTGTGAGTACGGCCTCATCGACCACGTCGTGACGAACGCGCTGGAGGCGGGAGGTGTCACGCCGTGA
- a CDS encoding type II toxin-antitoxin system Phd/YefM family antitoxin, whose amino-acid sequence MTREVPVTQARADLAELVSRVGYSGERILLTRHGKALAALVPVSDLEELERPPAEIGFSITPPAQPEPEQRERPERPAGPMRIAAEHREPRRRDWKR is encoded by the coding sequence ATGACACGAGAGGTGCCCGTCACCCAGGCCCGTGCCGACCTGGCGGAACTCGTCAGCCGCGTCGGTTACAGCGGTGAGCGGATCCTGCTGACCCGGCATGGCAAGGCCCTCGCCGCCCTGGTCCCGGTGAGCGACCTCGAGGAGCTCGAGCGCCCGCCCGCCGAGATCGGTTTCAGCATCACCCCGCCCGCCCAGCCCGAACCCGAGCAGCGTGAGCGTCCCGAGCGCCCGGCCGGCCCGATGCGCATCGCCGCCGAGCACCGTGAGCCGCGGCGGCGCGACTGGAAACGCTGA
- a CDS encoding aldo/keto reductase → MGDAPNRRGASRRWIVTAVEESLGRLGVDHIDLYQIHHFDFETDLDETLSALTDLVTSGKVRAIGSSNFPASTIVESQWISERRGFARLRTEQPTYSILARGIEREVLPVCGEYGMGVLTWSPLSWGLLTGRYRRDQQTPVTAGRKAWGPRHMTDPHKFDAIEELVPLAESAGLPMTHLAMAFVVAHPQVTSAIIGPRTLDQLEDLLDAAETRLDDDVLDCIDRIAPPGTDIGVMDVGHRPPATENADLRRRPAADRSAA, encoded by the coding sequence ATGGGCGACGCCCCGAACCGCCGGGGCGCGTCACGTCGGTGGATCGTGACTGCCGTCGAGGAGTCCCTGGGCCGACTCGGTGTGGATCACATCGATCTCTACCAGATCCATCACTTCGACTTCGAGACGGACCTGGACGAGACCCTCTCCGCCCTCACCGATCTGGTCACAAGCGGAAAGGTGCGGGCGATCGGCTCATCGAATTTTCCCGCATCGACGATCGTCGAATCGCAGTGGATCTCCGAACGCCGCGGGTTCGCACGACTGCGAACCGAGCAGCCGACATACTCGATCCTCGCCCGTGGCATCGAGCGCGAGGTGCTGCCGGTGTGCGGCGAGTACGGCATGGGCGTGCTGACATGGAGCCCGCTGTCATGGGGTCTTCTCACCGGCAGGTACCGCCGGGATCAGCAGACCCCCGTGACGGCGGGCCGCAAGGCGTGGGGACCCCGTCACATGACCGACCCGCACAAATTCGACGCGATCGAGGAACTGGTCCCGCTGGCGGAATCGGCCGGCTTGCCGATGACGCACCTGGCGATGGCGTTCGTTGTCGCGCACCCGCAGGTCACGTCCGCGATCATCGGACCCCGAACACTCGACCAGCTCGAAGACCTGCTCGACGCAGCGGAGACACGCCTCGATGACGATGTCCTCGACTGCATCGACCGGATAGCCCCTCCCGGCACCGATATCGGAGTGATGGACGTCGGCCATCGGCCGCCCGCGACCGAAAACGCCGACCTACGGCGTCGCCCGGCGGCCGACCGTAGTGCCGCCTAG
- a CDS encoding YdeI/OmpD-associated family protein — translation MTNMTDMTKEELTDRLIVADAQAWRTWLDAHESSSAGVKLILAKKGITEPTSLTYAEALEEALCSGWIDGRRNAVDARTFQQHFTPRRTASIWSRRNATIVATLIEQGRMRPRGFAEIERAKADGRWDRAYPGQAGAEVPADLAQALAASPTAAARFAALSRAQRYTVIHQVITAPSGTSRRSRITQSLTRLEGTPEA, via the coding sequence ATGACGAACATGACAGACATGACGAAAGAGGAGCTGACAGACCGGTTGATCGTGGCCGACGCGCAGGCCTGGCGGACGTGGCTCGATGCTCACGAGAGCTCATCTGCCGGGGTGAAGCTGATTCTTGCGAAGAAAGGCATCACGGAACCGACCTCTCTGACCTACGCCGAGGCCCTCGAAGAGGCTCTCTGCAGCGGCTGGATCGACGGCCGCCGCAACGCCGTCGACGCACGCACGTTCCAACAGCACTTCACCCCGCGTCGAACGGCGTCGATCTGGTCCCGGCGAAACGCCACCATCGTCGCGACGCTGATCGAGCAGGGGCGCATGCGGCCACGGGGTTTCGCGGAGATCGAACGGGCCAAGGCGGACGGGCGCTGGGACCGGGCCTATCCCGGACAGGCCGGGGCCGAAGTACCTGCCGACCTCGCGCAGGCGCTCGCCGCTTCGCCCACGGCGGCGGCTCGCTTCGCCGCGCTGTCCCGCGCGCAGCGCTACACCGTCATCCATCAGGTGATCACGGCTCCGAGCGGGACCAGTCGAAGAAGCCGCATCACGCAGTCCCTCACGCGTCTGGAAGGCACCCCGGAGGCCTGA
- a CDS encoding helix-turn-helix transcriptional regulator yields MIGSTSRMLALLSLLQTRRDWPGQVLAERLEVSPRTVRRDVDRLRELGYRIGSMKGPDGGYRLEAGSELPPLLFDDEQAVAIAVALQSVPSTGVDIDEAAARALATVRQVMPSRLRHRIDGIRFTGTETSSRVDPSVLESVSVAVRDRHTLRFDYGGSSAPPRSVQPHAVVARHSRWYLIAWDLDRHDWRVFRMDRMAAPRTPTGPAFTPRTLPAADARSFLAARSRGSQSEDSWPCVGEVVIELPARDITPWIGDGEVEELTERSCRVTIGSWSWAGLLASVVRYDAPFSVVGPDALAEAAAKLAGRVQASVSPPSLED; encoded by the coding sequence ATGATCGGAAGTACTTCGCGGATGCTCGCTCTGTTGTCCCTCCTGCAGACGCGACGGGACTGGCCGGGGCAGGTCCTTGCGGAGCGCCTGGAGGTGAGCCCGCGCACGGTCCGCCGTGACGTGGACCGCCTGCGGGAACTCGGCTACCGGATCGGGTCGATGAAGGGACCCGACGGCGGGTACCGGCTCGAGGCCGGTTCGGAGCTGCCTCCGCTGCTGTTCGACGACGAACAGGCGGTCGCGATCGCGGTCGCGCTCCAGAGTGTGCCCTCCACCGGGGTCGACATCGACGAGGCGGCAGCTCGCGCGTTGGCCACCGTCCGCCAGGTAATGCCGTCGAGGCTCCGTCACCGCATCGACGGCATCCGCTTCACCGGAACCGAGACCTCCTCCCGTGTCGATCCGTCCGTGCTGGAGAGTGTCAGCGTCGCCGTCCGGGACCGGCACACGCTCCGATTCGACTACGGCGGGAGCAGCGCTCCTCCACGGAGCGTGCAGCCGCACGCGGTCGTCGCCCGGCACAGCCGGTGGTATCTGATCGCGTGGGATCTGGACCGGCACGACTGGCGTGTCTTCCGCATGGACCGCATGGCAGCACCACGCACCCCGACGGGGCCGGCGTTCACGCCCCGCACGCTTCCCGCGGCCGATGCGCGCTCTTTTCTCGCCGCCCGGTCCAGGGGATCGCAGAGCGAGGATAGCTGGCCTTGCGTGGGCGAGGTCGTCATCGAGCTTCCTGCGCGTGACATCACACCTTGGATCGGTGACGGTGAGGTCGAAGAGCTCACCGAGCGGTCCTGTCGTGTCACGATCGGCTCGTGGTCCTGGGCCGGGCTGCTCGCATCCGTGGTCCGGTACGACGCCCCCTTCAGCGTGGTGGGCCCGGACGCCTTGGCCGAGGCCGCGGCGAAGCTCGCCGGGCGGGTCCAGGCCTCCGTCTCTCCGCCGTCGCTGGAAGATTGA
- a CDS encoding VOC family protein yields MTIRTTTHLNFRGTARQALNFYATVFGGRTVIATYGDLGMPKEAPGADKVVFGQVENEDGFRVMAYDIPGQDDTDITVTAGSTHRENGVTITDRTFFQSVRAGTLDEITGYWDALAEGGTVVEPLTASAWAPGFGMLTDRFGVTWVLDVQALHAG; encoded by the coding sequence ATGACGATCAGGACGACCACCCACCTGAATTTTCGCGGTACCGCTCGCCAGGCGCTCAACTTCTACGCGACCGTGTTCGGCGGCCGGACCGTCATCGCCACCTACGGCGACCTCGGCATGCCGAAGGAGGCCCCCGGCGCCGACAAGGTCGTGTTCGGCCAGGTCGAGAACGAGGACGGGTTCCGCGTCATGGCCTACGACATCCCGGGCCAGGACGACACCGACATCACGGTGACGGCCGGCTCCACGCACCGGGAGAACGGTGTCACGATCACCGACCGGACGTTCTTCCAGTCCGTTCGCGCCGGCACCCTCGACGAGATCACCGGCTACTGGGACGCCCTCGCCGAGGGCGGCACCGTCGTCGAACCCCTCACCGCGTCGGCCTGGGCACCTGGTTTCGGCATGCTCACCGACCGGTTCGGCGTCACCTGGGTCCTCGATGTGCAGGCCCTCCACGCCGGCTGA
- a CDS encoding SH3-like domain-containing protein codes for MGGQDGFGPVPVGDDGAPFQADWEAKVFALSRALRRNGAFNLDEMRDAIERIPPEDYLAASYYERWLIAMEMILAEKGLA; via the coding sequence ATGGGTGGTCAGGATGGGTTCGGACCGGTCCCGGTGGGCGACGACGGCGCACCGTTCCAGGCCGACTGGGAGGCCAAGGTCTTCGCGCTGAGCCGTGCGCTCCGGCGCAACGGGGCGTTCAACCTCGACGAGATGCGCGACGCGATCGAGCGGATTCCCCCGGAGGACTACCTCGCCGCCTCCTACTACGAGCGCTGGCTGATCGCGATGGAGATGATCCTGGCGGAGAAGGGCCTGGCATGA
- a CDS encoding SH3-like domain-containing protein: MTYGPGTRVRALAGDPDHHTRVPRYVRGHVGEIVEQEGEWPLPDDRARGITPPRVEAVYAVRFPARDLWGTGSHTVTVDLWESYLEEVAPRES; the protein is encoded by the coding sequence ATGACGTACGGCCCCGGCACCCGCGTACGCGCGCTGGCAGGTGACCCTGATCATCACACCCGCGTGCCCCGCTACGTGCGCGGTCACGTGGGCGAGATCGTCGAGCAGGAGGGGGAGTGGCCGCTGCCGGACGACCGGGCCCGCGGCATCACGCCGCCGCGCGTCGAGGCGGTCTACGCCGTACGCTTCCCGGCCCGGGACCTGTGGGGGACCGGATCGCACACGGTCACCGTCGACCTGTGGGAGTCCTACCTGGAGGAGGTCGCGCCGCGTGAGTCATGA
- a CDS encoding nitrile hydratase subunit alpha → MSHDESHEDLHVAARVRALEERVVAAGLTTDDELDALLDGLLAGASPVNGARMVARAWADPAYREALLADGNAAAGALGFSTSGYRLRVVENTPETHNVVVCTLCSCYPITLLGPSPGWYRSFAYRSRVVREPRAVLAEFGLTLPDGVEIAVWDSSAETRYLVVPLRPEGDLSEEEMAARVSRRGLIGTAAV, encoded by the coding sequence GTGAGTCATGACGAGAGCCACGAGGATCTGCACGTCGCGGCGCGGGTGCGCGCGCTGGAGGAGCGGGTGGTCGCGGCCGGCCTGACGACCGACGACGAGCTCGACGCGTTGCTGGACGGGCTGCTGGCCGGCGCGTCACCGGTGAACGGCGCCCGCATGGTGGCCCGCGCGTGGGCCGACCCGGCCTACCGCGAGGCGCTGCTCGCCGACGGCAACGCCGCCGCCGGCGCGCTCGGCTTCTCCACGAGCGGCTACCGGCTCCGCGTGGTCGAGAACACCCCCGAGACGCACAACGTCGTCGTCTGCACGCTGTGCTCGTGCTATCCGATCACCCTGCTCGGCCCCTCGCCGGGCTGGTACCGCAGCTTCGCCTATCGCTCGCGGGTCGTGCGCGAGCCACGCGCCGTCCTGGCCGAGTTCGGCCTGACCCTGCCGGACGGGGTCGAGATCGCCGTGTGGGACTCCAGCGCCGAGACGCGCTACCTGGTGGTCCCTCTGCGGCCCGAGGGCGACCTGTCCGAAGAGGAGATGGCCGCGCGGGTGTCCCGCAGGGGACTGATCGGTACAGCGGCGGTGTGA